A section of the Macadamia integrifolia cultivar HAES 741 chromosome 9, SCU_Mint_v3, whole genome shotgun sequence genome encodes:
- the LOC122090188 gene encoding pentatricopeptide repeat-containing protein At3g47530, which translates to MLISNILPSRAPLTNTTNLRHRLCYSSYCTSTVLKVNQQQRALPEAPLKDTRRQPQRQQRKELFGGSENAIQRVIAIIKSCSTKDRLLQIHAHIINTFLIQEHSISAEFLSLAALSPFRDLSYSRKFFSQISEPTTSHYNIMIRAHSRSDSPDQGLFFYNQMRERGVCPNPLSSSFALQSCTRISFLNGGRQIHARILRDGHQSDHLLLTTLMGFYATCENGLEACRVFNEMSHPDTVAWNVLISCYTRNGRTGDALGLFNVMQNPPYGSEPDDVTCLLLLQACAHMGALDFGEKIHSYINEHGYGNAVHLRNSLIAMYSRCGCVDKAFQVFQGMSERNVVTWSAMISGMAMNGHERQAILTFEEMQRNGVLPDDQTFTGVFSACSHGGLVDQGLDIFDRMRTEFGLVPNIHHYGCMVDLLGRAGLLDQAYNLICSMLVKPDATIWRTLLGACRIHGHFELGNRVIEHLIELKGQEAGDYVLLLNIYASSGLWEKVAEMRRFMKEKGIQTTPGSSTIELKGEVHEFVVDDNSHPRKVEIYEMLDEIGKQLKIAGYVADMSAELHNLGMEEKGNALSYHSEKLAIAFGVLATPPGTTIRVAKNLRICVDCHNFAKILSGVYNREVIIRDRSRFHHFREGYCSCQDYW; encoded by the coding sequence ATGCTTATTTCAAACATCCTTCCGTCTCGAGCCCCTCTCACCAATACTACTAATCTCCGGCACCGTCTCTGCTACTCTTCTTATTGTACATCCACAGTATTAAAGGTAAACCAACAGCAACGAGCCCTTCCAGAAGCACCATTAAAGGATACTCGACGACAACCACAGCGACAGCAGAGAAAAGAACTATTCGGTGGCTCTGAGAACGCAATCCAACGCGTAATTGCCATTATAAAATCATGTTCAACGAAGGACCGCTTGCTCCAAATCCACGCCCACATCATCAATACATTCCTCATTCAAGAACACAGCATCTCAGCCGAATTCCTGTCATTAGCAGCACTTTCACCATTTCGAGACCTGAGTTACTCCCGCAAATTTTTCTCTCAAATATCGGAACCCACTACTTCCCACTATAATATAATGATAAGAGCCCACTCACGGAGTGATTCACCAGACCAGGGCCTTTTCTTCTACAACCAAATGAGAGAGCGAGGTGTCTGCCCAAACCCCTTGTCGTCTTCCTTTGCCCTTCAGTCATGCACTCGAATTTCGTTTCTTAATGGTGGTAGACAGATCCATGCGCGGATTTTGCGAGATGGGCATCAATCCGATCATCTCCTGCTGACTACTTTGATGGGTTTCTATGCTACTTGTGAGAATGGTCTTGAGGCCTGTCGAGTGTTCAACGAAATGTCCCATCCTGATACTGTTGCTTGGAACGTTTTGATTTCTTGCTACACTCGCAATGGTCGCACCGGAGATGCTTTGGGTCTCTTCAATGTCATGCAGAATCCACCATATGGGTCTGAACCGGATGATGTCACTTGCCTTCTTCTCCTACAGGCGTGTGCACATATGGGTGCTTTGGATTTTGGCGAGAAGATTCATAGTTACATTAATGAACATGGTTATGGAAATGCTGTCCATCTTCGAAATTCTCTTATTGCAATGTACTCACGGTGCGGGTGTGTGGACAAGGCCTTCCAAGTGTTCCAGGGGATGTCGGAGAGGAATGTGGTTACCTGGAGTGCAATGATTTCTGGGATGGCGATGAATGGTCATGAAAGACAAGCCATTCTAACATTCGAAGAGATGCAAAGAAATGGAGTTCTCCCTGATGACCAGACTTTTACTGGGGTCTTTTCTGCTTGTAGTCATGGTGGTTTGGTTGATCAAGGTCTGGATATCTTTGATCGAATGAGAACAGAATTTGGTTTAGTGCCGAACATCCATCATTACGGGTGCATGGTCGATCTCTTGGGTCGTGCAGGTTTGCTTGATCAGGCCTACAACCTTATATGTTCAATGCTGGTCAAACCAGATGCAACAATTTGGAGGACTCTATTAGGGGCTTGCAGAATCCATGGCCATTTTGAACTTGGAAATCGTGTTATCGAGCATTTAATCGAGTTGAAAGGGCAAGAAGCTGGGGATTATGTATTGTTATTAAATATTTATGCTTCATCTGGACTCTGGGAGAaggtagcagagatgaggaggTTTATGAAGGAGAAGGGAATCCAAACCACACCTGGCAGCAGTACAATTGAATTGAAAGGAGAAGTCCATGAGTTTGTGGTAGATGATAattcacatccaaggaaggTGGAGATTTATGAGATGCTCGATGAGATAGGAAAGCAACTTAAGATTGCAGGCTATGTTGCTGATATGTCAGCTGAACTTCACAATCTTGGCATGGAAGAGAAGGGGAATGCTTTGTCTTATCACAGTGAGAAGCTGGCCATTGCTTTTGGAGTTCTTGCAACTCCTCCTGGCACAACAATCAGAGTGGCTAAGAACCTTCGAATCTGTGTTGATTGCCATAATTTTGCAAAGATTCTTTCTGGAGTCTATAACCGAGAGGTGATAATTAGAGACCGCAGCCGGTTCCACCATTTCCGAGAAGGGTACTGCTCCTGTCAGGATTATTGGTAG